The stretch of DNA TGGGATTCTCGCAACAGGGATTTGCAGCACAGCGGCAGATTCGCAAACTCCTCGAGCCTATGCGGAACATGGGATTGAGTCCACAGTCTTTTGAAGAACGAGGATCGGTTCAGTACATATTCCCGCTGCGTCCGCCATCGTCTGTTTCTCAGACGATCGAGTTCAGCCGCCGGCAGGAATTCTTCGGTAGCAAGATCGGTTCGGTCTGACTTCATACGGTTTGCCCGGTCGGGTTCGTGCGTTCTAACCTGTCAGCATAAATTTGTATAATTTCTTCAATGGAGTTTTCCATGATATTCGTTTTTTTATGACGATTTACTTCATCAATCGATGAGATGGTAGAAGTGAACTCGGTTAGGAAGTACCGATGCTCTGCCATGGGCATGCGTCACCATCCAGGGCGTAAGGCTGAAGCTCTGGCCATCTTTTTGGTAGACCAAGGAGGGTATAGTTACCCGGGAATGTAATAATATGAACAATCAAAAGTCTAACGGAAATCGAACTGCAGTGGCAACCGGAGGTCTGTGGAAAGGTCTCCATCCAGGAATGGGCATCGCGTCCAAGGCAATGGTCTTGGCTTTCGTTGTCTTCACCGCACTGAATGTTGATTTCGCGAGCGGCATCTACTCGGCGGTCCGAGGCTGGATCGAATCCGCACTCAACTGGTACTATGTGAGCGCACTGGTAGTCATGTTCTTTGTCTGCATTTTTCTGATGTGCAGTCGACATGGCTCAGTCAAGCTTGGGGACGATAACTCCAAGCCGGAGTTCAGCAACTTCTCATGGTTCGCGATGCTGTTCTCAGCTGGAGTGGGTATCGGCCTGCTTTTCTTCGGTATTGCAGAGCCCATGTTTTACTTCGACAACACGCAGCCATGGGGTTATCCGAACAATCCATTTGCGGATCGGGCCCTGGTGACGGAGATGAATGAGGAACGCGCCGTTCATGCGATGCGGGTAACCTATTTTCATTGGGGATTTCATGCGTGGGCTGTCTATGTGATGATCGGTCTGTGCCTGGCGTACTTTGGATTCCGCAAGAAGTTGCCGCTGACACTGAGATCTTCCCTGTATCCGATCATCGGTAACAGGATCTACGGGCCCGTCGGGCACGCGGTGGACCTGCTTGCTGTGTTCGGTACAGTTTTTGGCGTTGCGACCTCGCTCGGTCTCGGTGTAAGCCAGATGGCAGCTGGACTCAATCACCTGTTTGGCATCGACCCGGGGGTTTTCACCCAGATCATATTGATCGGTGTGATTTCTGTCGTGGCGACCCTGTCAGCGGTGTCCGGAGTCGGCAATGGAATCCGAATCATCTCGGAGTGGAATATCTGGCTGTCGGCGGTTCTGCTCGCCTACTTCCTGTTCGGCGGTCCCGCACAATGGTTGATGGGGTTCTTCGTGACCACGATCGGCGATTACCTATGGAATGCGATTCCGATGGGGTTTGCCACATTCAATGGTCCTGGTGAGCGGGAATGGCAAGGCGGCTGGACGATCTTCTATTGGGGTTGGTGGATTTCCTGGGCCCCATTCGTAGGCATGTTCATCGCACGTATCAGCCGGGGACGTACCATCCGAGAATTCATGGTAGGCGTCATGTTTGTCCCGACCACGCTGGCTTTCTTCTGGCTGTGCATTTTCGGCGGTAACGCAATGTATATCGAGATGATGGCCGATGGCGGCGTTGGAACGGCGGGAATTGCGGATCTTGTCCGAAACTGGAACTTGCCTGCAGCCCTCTACGGCACCATCGATCAGATGACCGGCGTGAACTGGCTCAACTGGCTCATGGCCGCGCTGGCAACATTCCTGTTAGCGACCTGGTTCATCACCTCGTCGGACTCAGGAACACTGGTGATCACGACGATGCTCAGCATGGGCGATGATCACCCACCTCAGAAGTTCCGGATTGTGTGGGGACTTGGAGAGGGATTCGTCGCCGCGGTTCTTCTTCTTGCCGGTGGTCTCGGCGCGCTTCAGACCGCGTCCATCGCAGCCGCATTGCCGGTGAGCGTGATCATGCTGTTGATGACCTACGGCATTGTGAAGTCGCTGAGCGAGGATTCATCAGCTGTGGTTGTCGAACCCGCCCAAGCGGCCCCTGCTGCTGCGGAATAACTGTTGCGGTCAACTGCAGCAGTTGACTGCGATCACATGACCAAGACCCGTGTGGGAGAAGGAATTCTCCCACACGGGTATCTGCATTGCGGAATGTTGTCGTTGCCGGCTGGACTCTGCGGTCGTCAGCGAAAAGTACCCTCAATTGACGGGGAGCGCCTTGCAGGCGGCATCTTACGGTCTGCCCATCTGACGTGTCCGTTCGCCCCGGATTCGGGCAAATGAGATGAAACCGGGAACGGAATTGGTCGGGGTGAGTGGATTTGAACCACCGGCCCCTGCCTCCCGAAGGCAGTGCTCTGCCAGGCTGAGCTACACCCCGAATTCCTGATGGTCAGAAGTCCCGACTGACCGCAAACTCAATTAATTTGAAAAGTACTTCCTTGCAGGCTGAGTCCGGCAAAAACCTGAGATTCTCGATTGCGCTGTCGCGGTACTTGCAAGCGAGGCTGACAGTATATTCAAGTGCGCCGGACGAGGCAACAATCTCACATATCCCGGCGACTTTTGTTTCGTCCGGGTTATCGACTGCAGAGCGGATTGTTTCTGTGTGTTGTGACTTGCAGTGGTCTCGCGCGTAAATCAGGGGAAGAGTCATCTTTCCATCCATCAGATCATCGCCAACTTCCTTGCCGATCGTCTCGGTGTCTCCGGCATAGTCCAGGTAGTCATCGATCAGCTGAAATGCCATACCCAGGTTGTATCCGAACTGCGCCATGTTGTGCCGAACGTCTTGCGGCTGGCCGGTGATGATCGCTCCGAGTTGCGCGCCAGCCCAGAACAGGGGAGCAGTCTTGCGATCGATCGTGTCGAAGTAGTCCTTCTGGGTGGTTTCATAGGCATGCATCTGCACAAGCTGGAGGACTTCTCCTTCAGCAACTTTCCGCATGGCGCTGGTCATGACCTCGAACAGCTTGAGACTGTCAGCGGATACGAGCAGTTCAAACGCCCTGGTAGAGAAAAAGTCACCCACGAGCACACTTGCGGGGTTGCCCCAGATGGACTTTGCGCTGGCGCGACCGCGACGCATGGTTGAATCGTCCACGACATCATCGTGAAGCAGGGTTGCAACATGGATAAACTCCAGGATTGTCGCAAGCATGACATGATGGGGACCCGGGTAATCGAATACCCGGGCACCTAGAAGAACCGTGATCGGCCGCATTTTTTTACCACCATGTTCAACGATGTGACGGCCGACGTCCTGAATCAGGGGAATATCCGAGTCCAGTGCCTCAAGGACATAATCCTGCATGGCGTCCAGATCGTCCTGGACGAACGAACGGATCTGACTCAGCTGTTGCTTGGAATTTTCGGTCGTGTGTCGTACGTCCGACTGCCCGACGTCTCTTTTCGGGTTGGCGTCCGCGCACGAGTCAGATATCCCAGCAATTGGATTGGACATGATTGAGATCAAGGAGGGGTAAGTACTGTGAATGCCGTTAATGATTTTACAGGAAATACCTGCTGAGATGATTCTGCGATTGCTGCAGCTGGAATCGGGACGGACGGGACAATATATTTTCCAGTTGCATTCAGCCTGTGTTCGCTGAATTTCTTTCCCAGAACACCTCATCCCGATAGCCTTGAATGCCCGGGTCTTGCCGGGCAAGCCGAATTCGCTTCAGCGCCCAGCAAAGATACTCCTGATTGCAATCCATGCCAAACCATCTTCTTCCCAGCTTGGTGGCGACCACAGCGGTGGTACCGCTGCCGAGAAAAGGATCGAAGACGAAGTCATTGTTTCTTGAACTGGCGAGCATGAGTTTCGCGATCAGCTTTTCGGGTTTTTGGGTTGGGTGATCCGTGTTTTCCCGCATGGACCAGAACGGAACGGTGATGTCAGTCCAGATGTTGGAAGGGAATGTCAGACGGAAATTCCCATTTTCCTCCTCCGCCCAGTCTTTTGGATCACCGTTGACCCTGTAGGGTGCGATCACCTTGCGTTTCAATCTCACTGCTTCGGCATCAAAAAAGTAATCCGCTGATCTGGTGCAGTACCAAATGTCTTCTGAATTGTTTTTCCAGTTTGATCGCGCGCCGCGACCCTTCTCCCTTTCCCAAGTGATTCGGTTGTGCACATGGAATCTGGATTGCAGGATCGGTCCGATGAGAACGGAAGTCCGCCATTCTGAGCAGACATAGATTGTCGCATGGGGTTTCAGTGTCGGCATGAGTGCATCGAGCAGACTCTCAAACCATGCCTGATACTGTGTACCGTCCCGGTTGTGGAATCTGGTACCGTGATAGTTCTTGCTGAGATTGTAGGGTGGGTCAAGGATCAGGAGATCAACGAACCTATCCGGCAGCAATGAGATCAATCTGAATACGTCACCTTGCGCTACTCGGCCAGAGATCTTGTCCAGGGACATCCGTGAGTTCGGATTCAGTATCTCGCCGGACAATTCGGCGAGTTCCTGTCTGGAGCAGGTGAGTGTGCGGTTTCGGGGTGCTTTTGTCATGGCAACGCACAGTCCGTGGACATCGGAATCAGTTTGGCACACGGCGCTGAAACGCCTCGATCAAGGTGCCCTTGTCCATGTATTCGAGCTCTCCGCCGAGGGGAAGTCCGCGCGCAAGGCGGGTTATTGTGCATCCATATTCGGTCATTCGTTCCGACAGGTAGTCCGCGGTTGCATCTCCTTCCAATGTAATGTTCATTGCCAGTATGATTTCATTGACAGGATTGGACTTAAGCACATCGAGCAGCTCATCGATGTTCAGGTCGTCCGGACCAATGCCGTCCATCGGTGAGATCTTTCCCATGAGGACGAAATACAAGCCCTGGTAAACGCCGGCTTCCTCGAATGAATTCAGATCTGCGGGTGTTTCAACGATACACAGTTGTGAACGGTCGCGTGCCGGAGAATCGCAGATGCTGCATACGGGCGACTCACTGAAGTTATTGCATTGGCTGCAATGACGTACGGATTCAACGGCCTTTTGCAGGGTGTCGACAATTTCTGTCGCACCTTTCCGATCGCGCGCCAGCAACTGAAATACATATCTTTGAGC from Acidiferrobacterales bacterium encodes:
- a CDS encoding BCCT family transporter; the encoded protein is MNNQKSNGNRTAVATGGLWKGLHPGMGIASKAMVLAFVVFTALNVDFASGIYSAVRGWIESALNWYYVSALVVMFFVCIFLMCSRHGSVKLGDDNSKPEFSNFSWFAMLFSAGVGIGLLFFGIAEPMFYFDNTQPWGYPNNPFADRALVTEMNEERAVHAMRVTYFHWGFHAWAVYVMIGLCLAYFGFRKKLPLTLRSSLYPIIGNRIYGPVGHAVDLLAVFGTVFGVATSLGLGVSQMAAGLNHLFGIDPGVFTQIILIGVISVVATLSAVSGVGNGIRIISEWNIWLSAVLLAYFLFGGPAQWLMGFFVTTIGDYLWNAIPMGFATFNGPGEREWQGGWTIFYWGWWISWAPFVGMFIARISRGRTIREFMVGVMFVPTTLAFFWLCIFGGNAMYIEMMADGGVGTAGIADLVRNWNLPAALYGTIDQMTGVNWLNWLMAALATFLLATWFITSSDSGTLVITTMLSMGDDHPPQKFRIVWGLGEGFVAAVLLLAGGLGALQTASIAAALPVSVIMLLMTYGIVKSLSEDSSAVVVEPAQAAPAAAE
- a CDS encoding polyprenyl synthetase family protein: MSNPIAGISDSCADANPKRDVGQSDVRHTTENSKQQLSQIRSFVQDDLDAMQDYVLEALDSDIPLIQDVGRHIVEHGGKKMRPITVLLGARVFDYPGPHHVMLATILEFIHVATLLHDDVVDDSTMRRGRASAKSIWGNPASVLVGDFFSTRAFELLVSADSLKLFEVMTSAMRKVAEGEVLQLVQMHAYETTQKDYFDTIDRKTAPLFWAGAQLGAIITGQPQDVRHNMAQFGYNLGMAFQLIDDYLDYAGDTETIGKEVGDDLMDGKMTLPLIYARDHCKSQHTETIRSAVDNPDETKVAGICEIVASSGALEYTVSLACKYRDSAIENLRFLPDSACKEVLFKLIEFAVSRDF
- a CDS encoding DNA methyltransferase; translation: MTKAPRNRTLTCSRQELAELSGEILNPNSRMSLDKISGRVAQGDVFRLISLLPDRFVDLLILDPPYNLSKNYHGTRFHNRDGTQYQAWFESLLDALMPTLKPHATIYVCSEWRTSVLIGPILQSRFHVHNRITWEREKGRGARSNWKNNSEDIWYCTRSADYFFDAEAVRLKRKVIAPYRVNGDPKDWAEEENGNFRLTFPSNIWTDITVPFWSMRENTDHPTQKPEKLIAKLMLASSRNNDFVFDPFLGSGTTAVVATKLGRRWFGMDCNQEYLCWALKRIRLARQDPGIQGYRDEVFWERNSANTG
- the recR gene encoding recombination mediator RecR, producing the protein MTVAKAVDDLTKALRRLPGVGPKTAQRYVFQLLARDRKGATEIVDTLQKAVESVRHCSQCNNFSESPVCSICDSPARDRSQLCIVETPADLNSFEEAGVYQGLYFVLMGKISPMDGIGPDDLNIDELLDVLKSNPVNEIILAMNITLEGDATADYLSERMTEYGCTITRLARGLPLGGELEYMDKGTLIEAFQRRVPN